ATACAAATAAAGAACGTTGTTTCAATGGCAAGAATACAAGAATTGCCCGACGCGAACGCAGCGGAATCAGTAGCAAGATTACCCGGAGTATCATTGATAAGAGAAGGCGGAGAAGGCTCTAAGGTTGTAATCAGAGGATTGTCGCCCCAATATAATCAGGTAACAATAGACGGAGTTGAATTGCCGGGCAACGTTGTTTCAAATGATCCGGGAGAGCAAACAACACTAATAGGAGACAGAGCGACAAATTTGAGCATGATATCATCCAGTATGCTTGGGGGAATTGAAGTAATAAAAGCGATAACTCCAGATATGGATGCTGCTGTATTAGGTGGCGTTGTAAATTTTGGATTAAGAAAAGCAATCAAAGATGAAAGTGGAAATCCTACATTCGGATTAACAACACAAGGAAGTTATAACGGATTAAAAGAGACATATAATGATTATATGCTGGTTGGCTCCTATGAACAAAGATTTTTCGATCAGAGCTTCGGAGTATTTTTACAGGGATCTACAGAAAGAAGAAACAGAAGCTCAAACAGCTTAGGTGCCGGATATGTATTGGAAGATAAGACACATGGAGACGCGGGCATACCTAACATTAATTCAGTAAATTTAACCGATGCATTCAGTGAGAAGGAACGACAAGGTGCGACTTTGGTTTTGGATTTTGCACATGAAAACGGCGAAATAGGAATGATGAACTTTTTCAGCAGAAGTGTAACACAGACTGATTATAGAAATCAATCTTTAAACTTAACAGGCGACGATATTTTCTATTCGGCATCAGATGTAAATAATGACTTGAATGTAATTACAAACTTGCTAAGTATTAAACAAGAAATACCCATATTCCACGTTGATTTGAAGTTTGCACATACCTATTCTGAAAGTCAAAACCCAGGTGACCTTAACTTCCTCTTTTGGCAAGATGTTGGTGGATTAGCCGGTCTTGGCAATTTGACCAAGTTACATCCAAAAGAATTATCGAAACTGCCGAATTATAATTCTTCATTGTCGAGACTAAATACAATTTCAACAACTGAAAACTTTTCACGTGACAGAGTACTTTCTGCATCGATGGATTTTCAAACCGAGTTTGTGCTTTCTGATTACTTAACCGCAAAAGTTAAATTCGGCGGAACTTATTTACATAGAAATAGATCTTTTGATATTAATACCGGTCATGCCGGAAATATTTTCCTTGGCGGAGGTAACACAGTTGCAAACATTTTAAAGTATTACCCTGATATGGAGATGAACGGAAGCAGTGTTACGGTAACAAACTTTATCGATAAATCTTATTCATTTGATAATTTCTTGGGCGGTGAATATCCAATTCATTATCCGATTGATATAGATTTTATGAAACAAATTTTGAAAATTGTTAAAACAAATAGTCCGGACGGAGAATCATATAAGGAAAATGAAAGTGTTTCAAAAATTCATGATTATCACGGTACTGAAGAAAAAAGTGCGGCATACATAATGGCAACATTTAATATTGGTGAAAATCTTACTGTTCTCCCGGGTGTACGTTACCAAGACCTTACAACTCATTATTTTGCATATAGAGGAAAACAAGTTCCCGGTGGATATCAATACTCTGATACTACTATAAATAGACCAAATGGCTATTTACTTCCGGCATTGCATTTAAGATATAAACCTATAGCTTGGCTTCAATTGCACTTTGCTTATACAAATACTTTAAATTACGCAGATTTTAATACTATTGTACCTAAGTACAATATTGGAACTGGAAGTATTTCTTACAATAATTTTAGGTTGAAACCGGCGACATCAGAAAATTATGATTTAGTTTTATCTGTTTATAATAATGAAATTGGCTTATTTACAATTGATGGATTTAAGAAAAAAATCAAAAATCTAATTTTTGCTTCCAATATGTACTTAACTGATTTAAGCGCATATCCTGATCTTCCCCAAGAAGGGAATAGATTGTTCGCATTCAGTACATTTGTTAACAATCCCATACCAATTGATTTATGGGGAATTGAAACCGACTGGCAAACACATTTTTGGTATTTACCGGAACCGTTTTCCAATATCGTTTTCAATATTAACTATACACATATTTTCTCTGAAGCGAGTTATCCGAGAAGTGTGTTAAATAATGAATACAATGAAAATGGGGAGTTGGTTTCAACCGTTATTGATACATTTTATACAACGAGATTATTAAACCAGCCCAATGATATTTTAAACTTTTCTCTCGGATATGATTATGGCGGTTTCTCGGGAAGAATTTCGTTGCTATACCAAAACAATATATTTAAACGTCCGGCATTTTGGATGCAGGAAAGAATTATTTCCGATGCATATTATAGATGGGATTTATCTTTAAAACAAGAACTACCGTGGTATGGAATACAAGTTTATCTAAATCTTAATAACTTTACCAGTCGGGATGATATTGATATAAACCTTAAGAATAAATATCCCGTATCTGAAGATAGTTATGGTATGACTGGAGATTTGGGATTTAGAATAACACTTTAATTTTTTATTAGAAAAAATGGAAAAAAATTAACGTTGAATTTCAATTTATTTTTATAAAATTTTCATTAAATGATTAAAATAAAATTATTATTGAAAATTGTATTGGAGAAATTAAGGAAATTATTTATTTTGACATTACAAAAACTTACACGAGTAAGTAAAATCCTTTATACTATTAACATTTTAGATTAACCTATTATACGAGGTAAATATGTTTGGTAAAAATCAAGCATTTTATTTAATGGTTATATTTTTATTAATAATCACTGTATCAAATAATTTTTCCCAAAATTCAAGTTTGCGCGGGGTAGTGGTAGATAGTCAAACTAAAGATCCTTTACCCGGAGCGAACGTAATTTTAGTAGGTACCAGCATTGGATCCGCTACAGATATAGAAGGAAAATTTTTAATTAGAAATATTTCGAGCGGACAGTATAAACTTAAAGCTACTTATGTAGGATATGACGCAAAAGAAATGAGCGTTAATTTGGTTGCCGGCAAAACAATAGAAATAGAATTTGAATTAAAAGCCGTAAGCGTTGAAGGTGAAACAGTAGTAGTAACCGCCCAAGCAAGCGGACAAAAAGAAGCGATTAACCAGCAATTGTCATCAATACAAATAAAGAACGTTGTTTCGATGGCAAGAATACAGGAATTGCCCGACGCGAACGCAGCGGAATCAGTAGCAAGATTACCCGGAGTATCATTGATAAGAGAAGGCGGAGAAGGCTCCAAGGTTGTAATTAGAGGTTTATCTCCTCAATATAACCAGGTAACAATAGACGGAGTTGAATTGCCCGGAAATGTTGTTTCAAACGATCCAACTGAACAATCATCAATAGTTGGAGACAGAGCGACAAATTTGAGTATGATATCATCCAGTATGCTTGGGGGAATTGAAGTAATAAAAGCGATAACTCCAGATATGGATGCTGCTGTACTAGGTGGCGTTGTAAATTTTGGATTAAGAAAAGCAATCAAAGATGAAAGTGGAAATCCTACATTCGGATTAACAACACAAGGAAGTTATAACGGATTAAAAGAGACATATAATGATTATATGCTGGTTGGCTCCTATGAACAAAGATTTTTCGATCAGAGCTTCGGAGTATTTTTACAGGGATCCGCAGAGAAAAGAAATAGAAGCTCAAACAGCTTAGGTGCCGGATATATATTGGAAGATAAGACACATGGAGACGCGGGCATACCTAACATTAACTCTGTAAATTTAACAGATGTTTTTAGTGAGAAAGAACGTCAAGGTGCTACTTTGGTTTTAGATTTTGCACATGAAAACGGCGAAATAGGAATGATGAACTTTTTCAGCAGAAGTGATACAAAATCATTATTTAGAAGACAAGATTTATCTCTAATTTCGGATGATTTAAATTATTCAGCAACTGACTCAAGAAATGAATTAAATATAATTACAAACTTACTCAGCATAAAACAAGAAATACCCATATTCCACGTTGATTTAAAATTATCACATACTTATTCAGAGAGTAAAAATCCGCAGGACATGACTTTTTCGTTTTGGCAAGATAATGCGGGCTTATCTGGTCTTGGTAATTTAACAAAACTACATCCGCAAAAATTAGCTTCATTATCGGTTCCAAATTCAGCGAATACTGCTTTTAGCGGAATAAGTACTTCTGAAAATTTTACAACCGACAGAGCATTAGCCGCAGCTGTCGATTTTCAAACGGAATTTATAATCTCAGATTATTTAACTGCAAAAGTTAAATTCGGCGGAAGTTTACAACATAGAAATAGAACTTATGATTTTAATACTGCTAACGGTTCATTCTTATATTCAGGTAGTCAAGCAGGTTTAGATGCGATATTTGATAAATATCCCGATTTAATTTTAACAAGCGGACGAATTGGACTAGAAAACTTTATTGATGAATCGTATGATTACGGTAATTTTTTGGGTGGCGATTATGAAATAGCTTATCCTTTAGGTTTTGATCTAATGTATGATATTTTAGATATCGCAGCGAAGGTTCCTGGTTCAAAGGGTTATGAAGGTTACAAAGTAGATCTGCATGGTTCAAGATTATATGATTACCATGGAACTGAAAATAAAAGCGCCGCATATGTTATGGCAACTTTTAGTATAGGCGAAAATATTACTATTTTACCAGGTGTTCGTTACCAAAATCTTACTACAGATTATTTTGCATATAGAGGAAAAGTAGTTTCAGGCGGAATACAATATACTGATACTACTGTTACAAAACCCCATGGATATTTATTGCCGGCATTGCACATTAGGTATAAACCATTGCCATGGCTCCAATTACATTTTGCTTACACAAATACTCTTAACTATCCGGATTTTAATGCTATTATTCCAAGGTATAATATTGGTACTAGTGCTATTTCGTATAATAACTATAATCTAAAACCGGCAACATCTGAAAATTTTGATTTAGTATTATCGGTTTACAATAATGAAATTGGATTATTAACTTTTAATGGATTTAAGAAGAAAGTTGAAAATTTAATTTTTGCGTCAAATACTTATAAGACTGATCTTAGTGATTATCCTGATTTACCGCAAGAAGGCAATAGACTTTTTGCATTCAGCACATTTATAAATAATCCAATTCCAATTGATGTTTATGGAATTGAAACCGACTGGCAGACTCATTTCTGGTATTTACCAGAACCATTCTCAAATATAGTTTTCAATATCAACTATACTCATATTTTCTCTGAAGCAAGTTATCCTAAGAGTGAATTAATAAATGAATATAACGAGAATGGCGAACTTGTTTCTACAATTGTAGATACATTTTATACGACAAGAATGTTGAACCAGCCGAATGATATTATGAATATTTCAATTGGCTATGATTACAGAGGATTTTCAGGCAGAATTTCGATGTTGTATCAGGACAATATTTTCAAAAGTCCGGCTTTCTGGATGCAGGAAAGAGTAAATTCCGATAAATATACCAGATGGGATTTATCCTTAAAACAAGAATTGCCTTGGTACGGAATTCAATTATTTGTGAATTTAAACAATATTACAAGCGAAGAAGATGTTGATCTTAACTTAAAGAATAAATATCCAGTTTCCCGTGAAAGATATGGCATGACTGGTGATATAGGTTTGAGAATTAATTTATAAAATTAATTCAGGTTTAGAATAATTAAACTGATTATCTAACTAATCTATCTACAACCAAATAGGAGGCATAAATGAAAAAAATGCTTTTGTTTTCCTTTCTTCTAATTGCTGCAGTGATGTTAGCTGTTCCTGCGCAAGTTGCTGCACAAGATATCGTGGACGTAGCTGTACTTCCTCCCGGAAATATTAACACCGTTATTAATGGTGATACTTTAGCCGGTGGAGTAAGAGCTCATCCAGATCGTATCTACAGATTAAAAAGAGGTTCTATCTATCAAGTAACTGAACCTCTAAGAATTAATGGTAACCTTACAATTATTGCTACTGACGTTGACGGTGATCCTAACGCAGCAGCAAACAGACCTCCAGTTCTTGCTCCTGCAATTCTTGCAGATAACTCTTCAGTTGGCGGTTTCTTTGATTTTATTGGTGAAGGTGCCAAAATTGATTTAAGTGATCTTTATCTTCTAGCTATCAGAGCTGACCAAAACTGGTTAGGCTGGGGCGAAGGTATGGTTATCCGCGCTGATCATATTTCTTTGAAAATGCGTCGTGTAATCATGGAAGGTTGGTCAAACGTTGCTATTAATCCAAGTGGACAATGGCATAAAATTGACGTTCAAGACTGTTACTTCAGAAATAACCAACATACCGGTTCTTGGTTTGGCGGTCAAGTTATGAGAGGTCCTGGCGGTGTTGCTTCAGATACAATTATTTTCAAAAACAATACTTTCTTTGCTAACAGCTCTTATATTTTTGACGTAAGAGGTTTTGACAAATTATCTGTATTCGAACATAACACTTGCGTATTCGGAATTGTTAACCCATTCCTAATTCGTCAAGCTTCAAACCTTCATATGAAAAATAATGTGTTCTATTCAATGCATTCATTCGGTGGAAACCCGACACACGTTATTGACGGTTGGTTCTTAAATTATCCTGATACAGCTTCAAGTACAATTTGGAGAGTTAGAGGACGTGATTCAGTTAGTTATTGGTCACAATTATGGGGTTCAACAATTAGCGGTCCTGAAGCATTCGTAAATGATGCTGTTGGAGCAACTGCTGATTTATTCAACCCAGCAAACAGAGTTACAGACGCACAAAACAACGCTTATTATTTCCCACAAGCATTAAACGATTTTATTGATGCTTATAATGATACTACAACTATTGCTGATTCTATCGGAATCCCGGTAATGGGTGGAACATCGAAAAAAGATTTAGTAAGAAGAGTGATCAAAAAATCAGGTTGGATCAGCGAATATGCTCAATGGACACTTGATGAATTATTACCTTCAGTTGGTACTTCAGTAACTCATCAAAATAACGAATCAAATGATCCTGGTTTTGCATCTGATGTTGCAGATCATATCAGCGAAGTAAATAATTATATTCATGAGATCAGCACCGGAACAATCGATGAAGTTACCTGGCATTATTTACCAGCAAGTGGTAATTTATATCCACCAACATGGCCGGTTCCTGAAAACTTAGCATATACAAATGCAGCTATGCAAAGTGCAGGAACAGATGGTTTTGCTCTTGGTGATTTGAACTGGTTCCCATCTCAAAAAGCTGAATGGTTAACTGGAGTTGAAAAAGTTGGTAAAGAAATTCCAAATAATTTTGAATTAGTTCAAAATTATCCTAACCCATTCAACCCAACAACAAACATTGATTTCAAAATTGCAGCTACAAGCTCAGTTAAATTAGTTGTTTATAATATTCTTGGACAAAGAATTAAAACATTAGTTAACGATAAATTGCAAGCTGGTAATTATCAAATAGTTTGGAATGGTACAGATGAATTAGGTAACAAAGTTGCTAGTGGAAATTATTTATTAAGCTTAGAAACAGATAATTTTAGAGCAACAAAGAAAATGGCTCTCTTGAAATAATTTTTGTTTAATTGAGTTTATTTGACAGCCGGTTGTTAATTTGCCGGCTGTTTTTGTTTTATCTTGTGCGACAAATATCTATTAAGGAAAATAATGAAAAAGTATTTTTATCAGAGAGAAAAAATTAAATTAGTATTGATTCTCTTTTTTGTTTTTTATTACAATACCTTATTTGCACAAAAAAAAGAAATCGTTGCTTATTATCATGGCAATTATTCGGATAGACATATCGGACATGAAAAATCTCTACAATCATTTGATATGTTCAAATATGTTACCGTTTTAAATTATGCTTTTGCTGTTCCTTGGCCCGATAGCAATGGGGTTATTTTACCAAAATTAACAAATGAATTTTTTGCCTACCAAAAATCTTATCCCGGTGAAAACAGCGTAGATGGAATTGCCGATGTTGATTCTCAAGCATTAAAAGGTCAATTCAATCAGCTTAAAAAAATTAAAAAACTTAACCCGCACTTAAAAATTGTAATATCATTAGGCGGATGGGGAGGTTCAACTTATTTCTCGGATCTAGCGCTTACTCCAGAATCCCGAGAGATTTTTGTAAATGCATGTATCGATTTATTCATTAAAGGAAATTTACCGCAAAAAAATAATTCCGGCGGAACAAATTCGGCTTTTGGTGTTTTTGACGGGATAGATTTGGATTGGGAATTTCCCATAACCGGCGGACCTGAAGGAACTCACAGTAATCCAAACGATAGAGAAAACCAGACTGCATTATTTAAGTTGTTCAGAGAAAAATTGGATGAAATAAATCCGAATTTTCTCTTAACAGCCGCGGTAACCGGAAGATCAAATGAATTTTGGCTTTATAATTTTAACGAAGATCAAAATTATCTTAACTGGTTTAACTTAATGTCGTACGATCTTCATGGAATAGCTGATTCTTATTCTAGTCACCATACAAATTTGCTTAGTTCTGAAAATGATGTTGATCCTAAAAAAGAATCGTTAGACAGAATGGTTAGATATTTATTGGATTCTGTTAAAGTTATGCCTGAAAAAATTGTACCCGGCGCGGCTTATTACGGAAAAGGCTGGGAAGATATCGATTCTAACAATAACGGATTATATCAAAAAGGAAATTTTTTAAATAAATGGGGTTATATCGGCTTTAAAGATTATCGGGATTTTAAAGAAGTAAATGATCAAGGATTTATTAGCTATTGGGACGATAATACCTTGGCTCCGTATTTGTACAATCCCAAAGAAAAGATCTTTTGGTCATATGATGATCTTAGATCAATTTCATTGAAATCAAGATATGTTGACGCGTTTAATCTTCGCGGTTTAATGTTCTGGCAAATATTTGGAGATGATTCACTTGGTAATTTAACTAAAACTATTTTTTATAAAAATATGCCAGATGTTAAATTTAATGAAACCAACTCCAAAAAATCTGAGATAAGTATAAATTTCGATTCGCCGAAAAATTTGGATGAATTTAAAATTGGAAATAATATTATCTTAAAAGTAAAATACAAAGAGGTAATTGGAAAAATTAAGAAAGCGGAATTTTTTGTTGACGAAAGCTCAATTGGTTACAATACTTTTGAACCCTTTAATTGGGCTTGGTTCAATGCTTCTGAAGGAGAACATACAATCCAATGTATTGCTTACGATCAAAATGGGCATACCATAAATTCGGAAAAAATTAAAATATTAGTTAAGCGGTAAAGTGACCAACTAATAAGAATTGAATTATAAAATGAAATGTGAAAAAATGAAATATAAAATATTTTGTTTGATTTTGCTTAACGCATTTAGTCTGAATATATTATTTGCGCAGCAGAATATTGACCTCAATTGTTTGACAATTATTGTAGGTAAAAATGCTTCTTCTGACGGATCAGTTATCGTTGCTCACAATGAAGATGATTGGGGAAAGCAAATTGTTAATCTTTATAAGTCGCCTCAAAGAATTCATAATGAAGATGAAATAATTACTTTAGATAATGGCGGAAAAATTAATCAAATAAAAAATACCAACGGATTCATTTGGATTGAACTTCCCGGTATGAGTGTTTCAGATACGTACCTAAATGATAAAGGTGTTCTCATTACATCCGACGGTTGTCCATCACGCGAAGATAAACCGGATTCGACCGATGGCGGAATTTTATATTGGATTAGAAGAATTATTGCAGAACGGGCGGAAAGCGCAAAACAAGGCGTTAAATTAGCGGGAAAATTAATTGAACATTATGGATATGCTTCTCCGGGCAGATCATACACAATTGCCGATAAAAATGAAGCTTGGGTATTAGCAGTTGTGCACGGCAAATATTGGGTCGCACAACGAGTGCCGGATAATCAAATCTCGGTTATTCCTAATTATTACACAATTAGAGAAATTAATTTGGCAGATACTAATAATTTTTTGGGCTCAAGCGACATAATTTCATACGCGGAAAAGAGAGGATGGTATAATTCTGAGAACAATGAAAAATTTGATTTTGCCGAAGTTTATACTTCAAAAAATTCAATAAATCATCCAGGTAATATTAATAGAATATGGCGCGGAATTAATTTACTCTCGGAAAATGAATTTAACATAAAAGATAAATTTCCATTTTCGTTTAAACCTTTTAAGAAAGTTGAAGTCACTGATCTAATGAACATTCTTAGAGATCATTATGAAAATAGTGAATTGGATGAATCAAAGTTTTATAAATTCGGTAATCCTCATTATAAAAATTACGCTACAATTTGCAGTGAAGCTACGCAGTATAGTTTTGTCGCTCAGCTTAGAAATAATCTGCCCGTTGAAATTGGCTCAATACTGTGGTTCACATATTATAGACCTTGTTTAAATTTATTTACTCCAATTTATTTGGGAATAAATGATTTCCCAAATGACTTTAATTATACAGATGAACAGCAGGCAATTAAATTTCATTTGCATCCGAAAGAAGAAATATTTGATTCTAATTCGGCGCTTAAATATTGGGATTTTGTAAAGCTTACAAATTATGTTGACAAAGATTTCCTGACTTTTTATCCTAGCGTAAAATCCCAAAAAGATATTTTACAGAATGATTTAATCATTGAAACAAAAAGATTTGAAAATAGAGTAATGGAAATTTATTTAAAGGATCGCGAATCGGCTTTGGATATGGTCAGCGGCTTTTCAAAAGATAAATTAATTCAAATTCATAACACTTCTAAAGAATTTTTAAATTCAATCAAAATAAGAAAATGATATTATAAAACATTTTTAGGAAAATAAAATGGATGGCAAAATAACAAGAAGAAATTTCATTAAAAATACTGCTGCTATTTCAAGCATATCTATGCTGGGATTTTCATCAGTCGATAAATTATTTGCGTCGGATAATTTTATTTCGCAGCGTCCGGCTAAAGATAATAGAAAATTTACAAGCGAAGCCGTAGATAATGCAATAAAGGAAATTAAAAATAAAATTGCGGATGATGAATTAGCCTGGATGTTTGAAAATTGTTTCCCTAATACGTTGGACACGACTGTTCAGTATGAAGAAATTAACGGGAAACCGGATACTTTTGTTATAACCGGCGACATTCACGCAATGTGGTTAAGGGATTCTTCCGCTCAGGTTTGGCCTTATCTTAATTTAATTAATGAAGACCCAAAATTAAAAAAACTTATTGCTGGTGTTATTAACCGCCAGTCAAAATGCATATTGATTGACCCTTACGCAAACGCGTTTAATTACAGCAATGAAGGGAGTTACTGGCAATCGGATTTAACCGACATGAAACTGGAACTTCATGAACGTAAATGGGAAATAGATTCTTTATGCTATCCAATTCGTCTGGCTTATGGATATTGGAGAGAAACAAAGGATACTTCCGTATTTGATGAAAACTGGTTAAAGGCAATGAATTTAGTAGTTAAGACCTTTATTGAACAGCAAAGAAAAGATAATTTGGGTCCTTATAAATTTCAAAGAGTTTCCGCCGTATCAACAGATACTGTTCCATTGAGCGGTTACGGAAATCCAGCTAAACCAAACGGAATGATAAATTCAAGTTTTAGACCATCAGACGATTCATGTATTTTTAATTATTTAGTTCCTTCAAATCTTTTTGCTCTTCAATCCTTAAAACAATTGAAGGAAATTTTAATTAAAGTTGTAAATGACGCGCAGTTAACGGAAGAGTGCAGTAAACTTATCAATGAGTTAGAGGAAAGTATCCATAAATACGCAATAAGTGAACATTTAAAATACGGCAAAGTTTATGCTTTTGAAGTAGATGGATTCGGCAATATGTTATTTATGGATGACGCTAATGTGCCTAGTTTGCTTGCGCTTCCTTATATCGGCGGTGTTGATCAAAATGATGAAGTTTATCAAAATACCCGTAATTTTATTTTTAGCGAAGATAATCCTTATTTCTTCAAAGGTAAATATGGCGAAGGAATCGGCGGACCTCACGTTGGATTAAATATGATTTGGCCATTGGCAATTACAATGAGAGCGTTGACTTCTAATGACGATGAAGAAATTAAAACTTGCCTTTCAACATTAAAGAAAACCCATGCAGGAACCGGATTTATGCATGAAACATTTCACAAAGACGATCCATCGAATTTTACGCGTAAATGGTTTGCCTGGGCTAATACTTTATTCGGAGAATTAATTTTTAATCTGTATAAAACTAAACCTCATCTATTGAAAAATACTTATTGATAAAATTTTTAAATCTAGTGTTACATAAAAATTAAATTGGAAATCTAAATGCGTAAAGTAATTTTTCTCGTGATTATATTTTTACTTAGTTCTTCAATCTCATTCACACAGGTTGATTACACAAAATTTGTAAATCCTTTTATTGGTACAGCCGAACATGGTCATACTTATCCCGGTGCGGCGTTGCCGTTTGGAATGATGCAGTTAAGTCCGGATACCGGAACCGAAGGCTGGGATTGGTGTTCCGGCTATCACTCAAGCGATAATTCCATAATGGGATTTAGTCATACTCATTTAAGCGGAACAGGTGTTGGTGATTATGGCGATATTTTATTTATGCCTTATACCGGAGCAACTAAATTTCTCCCAGGTTCAAAAGAAAATCCAGATGAAGGGTACAGATCAAAATTTAGTCACGAAAATGAAAAAGCTTCACCGGGTTAT
The sequence above is drawn from the Ignavibacteriota bacterium genome and encodes:
- a CDS encoding C69 family dipeptidase codes for the protein MKYKIFCLILLNAFSLNILFAQQNIDLNCLTIIVGKNASSDGSVIVAHNEDDWGKQIVNLYKSPQRIHNEDEIITLDNGGKINQIKNTNGFIWIELPGMSVSDTYLNDKGVLITSDGCPSREDKPDSTDGGILYWIRRIIAERAESAKQGVKLAGKLIEHYGYASPGRSYTIADKNEAWVLAVVHGKYWVAQRVPDNQISVIPNYYTIREINLADTNNFLGSSDIISYAEKRGWYNSENNEKFDFAEVYTSKNSINHPGNINRIWRGINLLSENEFNIKDKFPFSFKPFKKVEVTDLMNILRDHYENSELDESKFYKFGNPHYKNYATICSEATQYSFVAQLRNNLPVEIGSILWFTYYRPCLNLFTPIYLGINDFPNDFNYTDEQQAIKFHLHPKEEIFDSNSALKYWDFVKLTNYVDKDFLTFYPSVKSQKDILQNDLIIETKRFENRVMEIYLKDRESALDMVSGFSKDKLIQIHNTSKEFLNSIKIRK
- a CDS encoding TonB-dependent receptor — translated: MFGKNQAFYLMVIFLLIITVSNNFSQNSSLRGVVVDSQTKDPLPGANVILVGTSIGSATDIEGKFLIRNISSGQYKLKATYVGYDAKEMSVNLVAGKTIEIEFELKAVSVEGETVVVTAQASGQKEAINQQLSSIQIKNVVSMARIQELPDANAAESVARLPGVSLIREGGEGSKVVIRGLSPQYNQVTIDGVELPGNVVSNDPTEQSSIVGDRATNLSMISSSMLGGIEVIKAITPDMDAAVLGGVVNFGLRKAIKDESGNPTFGLTTQGSYNGLKETYNDYMLVGSYEQRFFDQSFGVFLQGSAEKRNRSSNSLGAGYILEDKTHGDAGIPNINSVNLTDVFSEKERQGATLVLDFAHENGEIGMMNFFSRSDTKSLFRRQDLSLISDDLNYSATDSRNELNIITNLLSIKQEIPIFHVDLKLSHTYSESKNPQDMTFSFWQDNAGLSGLGNLTKLHPQKLASLSVPNSANTAFSGISTSENFTTDRALAAAVDFQTEFIISDYLTAKVKFGGSLQHRNRTYDFNTANGSFLYSGSQAGLDAIFDKYPDLILTSGRIGLENFIDESYDYGNFLGGDYEIAYPLGFDLMYDILDIAAKVPGSKGYEGYKVDLHGSRLYDYHGTENKSAAYVMATFSIGENITILPGVRYQNLTTDYFAYRGKVVSGGIQYTDTTVTKPHGYLLPALHIRYKPLPWLQLHFAYTNTLNYPDFNAIIPRYNIGTSAISYNNYNLKPATSENFDLVLSVYNNEIGLLTFNGFKKKVENLIFASNTYKTDLSDYPDLPQEGNRLFAFSTFINNPIPIDVYGIETDWQTHFWYLPEPFSNIVFNINYTHIFSEASYPKSELINEYNENGELVSTIVDTFYTTRMLNQPNDIMNISIGYDYRGFSGRISMLYQDNIFKSPAFWMQERVNSDKYTRWDLSLKQELPWYGIQLFVNLNNITSEEDVDLNLKNKYPVSRERYGMTGDIGLRINL
- a CDS encoding T9SS type A sorting domain-containing protein, which gives rise to MKKMLLFSFLLIAAVMLAVPAQVAAQDIVDVAVLPPGNINTVINGDTLAGGVRAHPDRIYRLKRGSIYQVTEPLRINGNLTIIATDVDGDPNAAANRPPVLAPAILADNSSVGGFFDFIGEGAKIDLSDLYLLAIRADQNWLGWGEGMVIRADHISLKMRRVIMEGWSNVAINPSGQWHKIDVQDCYFRNNQHTGSWFGGQVMRGPGGVASDTIIFKNNTFFANSSYIFDVRGFDKLSVFEHNTCVFGIVNPFLIRQASNLHMKNNVFYSMHSFGGNPTHVIDGWFLNYPDTASSTIWRVRGRDSVSYWSQLWGSTISGPEAFVNDAVGATADLFNPANRVTDAQNNAYYFPQALNDFIDAYNDTTTIADSIGIPVMGGTSKKDLVRRVIKKSGWISEYAQWTLDELLPSVGTSVTHQNNESNDPGFASDVADHISEVNNYIHEISTGTIDEVTWHYLPASGNLYPPTWPVPENLAYTNAAMQSAGTDGFALGDLNWFPSQKAEWLTGVEKVGKEIPNNFELVQNYPNPFNPTTNIDFKIAATSSVKLVVYNILGQRIKTLVNDKLQAGNYQIVWNGTDELGNKVASGNYLLSLETDNFRATKKMALLK
- a CDS encoding carboxypeptidase-like regulatory domain-containing protein; protein product: MLKVRNKVINTIIFLLTAFSIINAQNSSLRGVVVDSQTKDPLPGANVILVGTSIGSATDIEGKFLIRNISSGQYKLKATYVGYDAKEMSVNLVAGKTIEIEFELKAVSVEGETVVVTAQASGQKEAINQQLSSIQIKNVVSMARIQELPDANAAESVARLPGVSLIREGGEGSKVVIRGLSPQYNQVTIDGVELPGNVVSNDPGEQTTLIGDRATNLSMISSSMLGGIEVIKAITPDMDAAVLGGVVNFGLRKAIKDESGNPTFGLTTQGSYNGLKETYNDYMLVGSYEQRFFDQSFGVFLQGSTERRNRSSNSLGAGYVLEDKTHGDAGIPNINSVNLTDAFSEKERQGATLVLDFAHENGEIGMMNFFSRSVTQTDYRNQSLNLTGDDIFYSASDVNNDLNVITNLLSIKQEIPIFHVDLKFAHTYSESQNPGDLNFLFWQDVGGLAGLGNLTKLHPKELSKLPNYNSSLSRLNTISTTENFSRDRVLSASMDFQTEFVLSDYLTAKVKFGGTYLHRNRSFDINTGHAGNIFLGGGNTVANILKYYPDMEMNGSSVTVTNFIDKSYSFDNFLGGEYPIHYPIDIDFMKQILKIVKTNSPDGESYKENESVSKIHDYHGTEEKSAAYIMATFNIGENLTVLPGVRYQDLTTHYFAYRGKQVPGGYQYSDTTINRPNGYLLPALHLRYKPIAWLQLHFAYTNTLNYADFNTIVPKYNIGTGSISYNNFRLKPATSENYDLVLSVYNNEIGLFTIDGFKKKIKNLIFASNMYLTDLSAYPDLPQEGNRLFAFSTFVNNPIPIDLWGIETDWQTHFWYLPEPFSNIVFNINYTHIFSEASYPRSVLNNEYNENGELVSTVIDTFYTTRLLNQPNDILNFSLGYDYGGFSGRISLLYQNNIFKRPAFWMQERIISDAYYRWDLSLKQELPWYGIQVYLNLNNFTSRDDIDINLKNKYPVSEDSYGMTGDLGFRITL